In Prochlorococcus marinus CUG1435, the genomic window GATCTATACCACTTTCTAATTTTATCCATCTTAAATTACGAGTCACGCCTGCTTTCCTAGCGCTATCTACAACTCTTTTTTTCGCAATTCTATTAATTAATGCTGACTTTCCTACGTTTGGAAAACCAAGTGTAAGGGCTCTAATTGGCCTTATTCTCATACCTCTAGAAATCCTTCTATCATCAATCGAAGACCTAGAATCTTTGGCTGACTTACAAATTTCTTTAATCCCTATTCCTCTTTTAGCATCACACCAAAGAGGATATTGATCTTTAGCATTAAACCATTTATTCCAACTATTGATTGTAGTAGGGGAGATCATGTCTGATCTGTTAATAACAAGAATATGTTTTTTATTATTTATCCATTTATTTAAGTGTGGATGTCCTGTTGATAAAGGAATTCGTGCATCTCTAACTTCTATAACTAAATCTACTTTGTTGATAACTTCAGATAATTTCTTTTCTGCTTTTGCGATATGGCCTGGGTACCATTGGATTTTGGGTATGTCCACTTCAATAAATCAAATAAAATTTTGTATTCCTTTTAGTTTTTATAAGTTTCAAAAGTATCTACTTCTAAATTTTAGTATAAATTTAATGACTAAAAAATTTTTATAATCGTTAATTCTTAAAATTTATTAAGGCATAAGTAACAGTAACTACTTTTTAACCCAATAAGCCCAAATTAACGTTAGGGTCTTGAGATTATAAATTTAGCTTGTTTAATGTCAAAATTATCTCTTTCCAGTCTTGATAAGACACATTTAGAAGGAAAAAAAGTTCTTGTAAGAGTAGATTTTAATGTTCCATTAAATGAAGACGGTCAAATAACCGACGATACGCGTATTCGTGCAGCGATCCCAACTATTGAATATCTTATTAATCATTCTGCAAAAGTTATTTTAGCTGCTCATTTTGGTAGACCAAAGGGTCAGGTAAATGAAAAAATGAGATTAATTCCAGTAGCAGCAAGATTAAGTGAATTGTTGAGGCAAAATGTTGCTCTTACTAACAGTTGTATTGGTGATGAAGCAGTTGCAGAATCAAATAGCTTATCTAATGGAGATGTTCTTTTACTTGAAAATGTTCGTTTTTTTGGTGAAGAGGAAAAGAACGACTTGGAGTTTGCTAAAAAATTAGCATCACATGCAGATATGTATGTAAATGATGCTTTCGGTGCTGCTCATAGAGCTCATGCTTCAACTCAGGGTGTTACTAATTATTTAAGTCCCTCAGTAGCTGGCTTCCTTTTAGAAAAAGAATTGAAATACTTACAAGGAGCGATAGATGCCCCAAAGCGTCCATTGGCAGCAATAGTTGGAGGATCAAAGGTCAGTAGCAAAATAGGAGTGCTTGATTCTTTACTAGATAAGTGTGACAAAATTATGATTGGTGGAGGTATGATTTTTACTTTTTATAAAGCAAGAGGTCTAGATGTTGGAAAGAGCCTTGTAGAAGAAGACAAACTTGAGCTTGCCAAAGATTTAGAAGCAAAAGCAAAAGCAAAAGGGGTTGAATTATTATTACCTACTGATGTTGTTTTAGCTAATGAATTTTCTCCTGACGCCGAAAGTAAAATATCTCAAATTTATTCAATTAGTGGAGATTGGATGGGTCTCGATATTGGTCCAGATTCTATTAAAGTTTTTCAGAATGCTCTTGCAGAATGTAAGACAATAATTTGGAATGGTCCAATGGGAGTTTTCGAATTTGATAAATTTGCAGAAGGTACAAATGCAATAGCTACTACCCTTGCAGACTTAAGTGCTTTTTCTGAAGTTTGTACTATTATTGGTGGTGGAGATTCAGTCGCCGCTGTAGAGAAAGCAGGATTAGCTGAGAAAATGTCTCATATATCTACTGGAGGCGGAGCTAGTTTGGAACTTTTAGAAGGTAAAATTTTACCTGGTGTAGCTGCTTTAGACGACGCTTAAGCTATATTTTATCAACAATATCTATACTCTTTGTAAATGTAATCATCCCCTTGGGATGAGCTATGATTCCAGACCATATTTGTATCCCTGGCTTAGAAGGGGCTCGCGTCACTTTAAAAATTCCTCCCGTTGCTAATGGCTCTAATAATATGTCTTGTTCAAAAAATGAATTAACTTGATGAGGTTTTATACTACCTGCAATAATTATATCTTCAAGAGGTTTATTTAGAATGATATCAATATCATATTTTGAACCAGTAAGAACTTTATCAGGGATTTTAAAACTTATATCTATCTTATTACCATCATTTCTTATTGTCGTGAATAAATTTTTGATAATTCCTTGATCGATTTTCCCATTCACAATTGAAAATAAATAATCAAAATTGGATTCAAGTTTATGTATTTCTCCATTAACTATTTTTTCTCCCAAAACTTTTATTCGTAAAATATCTTTATTTCGAATGGTAGATTTTATTTTTTTAATCCTCCATTTGCTGTTAGGGAAATCATTAATAATCTTTGAAAATTGCTTTGGTATATTTTGATTCTCATCATCTCTAAAATTTTTTCTAATAAAAACTAAATCTCTCGAATTTAAAGAATTTTCTAGATTTTTAATAAAGTCACCTTTTAAAGTTTGCGTTATTGCTGAATAGGGAATAATGAGATAAATAAATAAGTAGAGAGGAACTCCTATATTTTTGAATAAGTTTAAATTCAACATTTTTTTTCAAGTTATTAACATTCTACTAATTTAGGGTTTTATGTCTAAAAAAAATAATTTATTAGTTGCAGCGAGTGGAACAGGGGGGCATATTTTCCCGGCTTTAGCAGTTTCTAAAGAAGCAGAAGATGAATGGAATATTCATTGGTTGGGAGTTCATCAAAGACTTGATGCAAATTTTATTCCTAAAAAATATAATTTGACGACTTTGAATTTAAAGACACCTAGAAAAAATATTTTTTTGTTTTATCAATATATAGAAATTTTAATGTCAACTTTCAAAATAATGCGTATTTTAAAAGAAAAAAAAATAAACTTAGTTTTTACTACTGGAGGTTATATATCAGCACCTACTATTATTGCTTCAAAACTTCTAAGGATACCAGTCATTATTCATGAATCAAATTTAATTCCAGGAATGGTCACACAGTATTTTGGTTTCTTGTGTAATTATGTTCTTTTAGGTTTTAAGAAAACAAATTCTTATTTAAGAAATTGCAAAACTATTTTTACTGGAACGCCTTTAAGACAGCAATTCTATAAATCTAATCCCTTGCCAGAATGGGTGCCAAAAGGAAAAGGACCTCTTTTAATTGTTATGGGAGGTAGTCAAGGAGCAAAAGCTATAAATCAAATTCTTTACGAATCTCTGGAATTTTTAATGAAAAAAAAGTTTCGAATAGTTCATATTATTGGTGAATGTAACAAATATACCTTTAATTTAAAAAATTCCAAAAATTATGTTCAAAAGAAATTTACTAATGAAATCGCAGGTTTAATTCAAAATTGTGATCTTGTAATATCGAGATCTGGTGCAGGAACAATAAATGAATTAATAGAGACTGAAAAACCTTCAATTTTAATTCCATTTCCTTATTCTAAAAATAATCATCAGGAGAAAAATGCAATGATTCTTGCCGAAAGTGGAGGCTCAGTTTTAATTAATCAAAATAATATCTCTAAAGAAGTTTTTGAAAAAACTCTAGAAAGAATTTTTAAAATAAAATTAAAAAACGGAAAAAATAACTACGAAATATTAGATCTCATGAAGAAGAATATGAAAAATAATAATAAAATGAATACTAAAAATAAGATCAAAAAATTTATTAATTATTTTTTAAAGGAATTTTGAATTTCATTACACAAAACAGTATTATTTTTCCTATTCTGCAAACTTATTCTTGCCCACTTGTCGTCAAGAAATTTAAAAGAATTACATTCTCTAAGCAATATACCCTTATTTTCTAGGTATTTTATATTTGGTGATAATGATGTTTTACTTTCTATTAAAAAAAAGTTGGTTGAAGAGTTATGAACTTTAAGGTTTTCTATTTTTGATAATTTTTTAGATACTCTCTCTCTTTCAATATTTATCCAGCGGTGAATCTGACTTGTCCATTTTTCATAGAATTTTTTATTATTTAGTAATTCAATTCCCGCTTTGATAGCAAAAGAATTTAAAGGCCAAGGGTCTCTATTGATTTTCCATTTCTTAAGTGTTGTCGAAGAGCCAACAACGTAACCTAATCTAAGACCTGGAATATTGAAGATTTTGGTTAAGCTTCTCAAGACTAATAAATTATCATATTTTTGAATTAATGGTATTAAAGATTCTTTGTCTCCATTCGGTGTTATCGATAAGAAAGCCTCATCACAAATTACTAATTTATATTTTTTTATAATTTTCTCTAATGAATACTTCCCCCATAATTGGCCGGTAGGGTTATGTGGATTTGTTATCCAAATAACATCACCTTTAGGATGAAGCGGAAATGATTGAGGAAAAACATTTTCCCAGTTTTTTGGTAATTCGTAATGAATGTAATTGCTATTCCAACAATTTAAAGATCTCTCATAATCAACAAAGCTTGGAGAGGGGATACAACTTATTCCAAATTTGGATGCTTCATACCCTGCCCAGGTTATTAGCTCAGAAGCTCCATTCCCAGGCAATATATTGTCTGGGTTTATCCTATGAAATTTACCAATTATTTCTCTCAAATCACTTAAGTTTCTCTCAGGGTAATATCTAAATCCAAGATTCTTAATTTCCTCATTTAATGAATCTATTAGTATCTGAGGAGGATCAAAGGGTACTAATGAGGCACTTGCGTCAATAATTTCAGAGGGTAATAAATTTAATTTCTTTGCTTTTGCATATACGTTTCCCCCATGTTTTAGGTTTGATGATTGCATGGTTAGTATTTTGTAATCATTAGGTTCCGGTTTATTCATTATTCATTTTCTTATTTTATTCAATCCATTTTAGATCTGATCCAATGGCCTCTTTTATATTTGATAATTTATGGATATTTAGTTGCTTGATAATTCCTTGGAGTATATCCGGTACTAATTGTGGACCCTTATATATCCATCCTGTATAAAGTTGAATTAATGATGCTCCAGAACAAATTCTTTCCCATGCTGACTCAGGACTATCTATTCCACCAACGCCAATTAAAATAATCTTTTTATCAATATTATGTATATGTTTGATTATTTGATTTGCTTTTTTTTGTAGAGGCCTTCCACTTAATCCTCCATCCTCTTCAGAAAGTAATAATCCGGTTTGCATGATCTTTCTATTTCCAAGACCTAATCTATCTATGCTGGTGTTAGTAGCAATTATTCCATCTATGTTTTCCTCGATTATTAATTGGCAAATATCTTCAATATCTTTAAAGCTTAGATCTGGTGCAATTTTGACAAATAATGGTGGACAACTGGGTAAGTTTTTAATTTCTTTAATAAGTTCTTTTAGAAGAATTGGATCTTGTAACTTTCTAAGTCCTTCAGTATTTGGAGAACTTACGTTGATTGCTGCATAATCACAATATGGAATTAATAATTTTAGAGAAGTTAAATAGTCATCTTGTGCTTGAGATAAATCTGTAATTTTAGACTTACCAAAATTTATCCCTAAACAAATATTATTTCTATTTTTTTTAAACTCAATTCCTTGTTCGACAAAGTTTTTAACTAGATTTTCAGCACCATAGTTATTGAAACCCATTCTATTTAATGCTGCCTCTTCTTCTGCTAATCTAAATAATCTTGGTTTGGGATTACCATTTTGAGGAAATTTAGTTACCGTACCAAGTTCGGCAAATCCAAAACCAAAATCTTTCCATATATTTGCGGCATTTCCATTTTTGTCAAAACCCGCAGCTAAACCAATTGGATTACAAAAATTTATTCCACATATGTTCTGAGTTAACCTTTTATCAACTACAGAAAATTCTTTATTTAGATTTTTGAAGATAGAAGAAACTACGGGCCAATTATATTTTCTTGAACTGAATGATAGGAGGCTAAGAGATAAATTTGTTAAGTATTCTGCATCAATTCCAGAGTCTTTTTTTAATACAGGGGTAATCAAGTTTTTATAAAGATTTTTAAATACCCCCTTTTGTAAATTCATAAAAAATCAGGATTCTTTTTTTCTATTATCCAATATTTTTTATCTTTAGGAATCAATCTCCAATTACGCCATTCAAAAAGTGAATATTGTTTTATCTTTAAGTGGTTTTCTTCACCTAATAAGGTGTCTAGTTCAGGTGAACTTAAAAGGTACTTTTTTTCTGCAAATTTTTTAATTAATTCATTGCGGGAAAATAATTCCTGAATTTCTGCAGGTGCATTTTTTTCAAAAAAATCAACAGAGGATTTTGCTTTTTTTAAGTTATTTTCTATAGATATACCTTTACTGTAATTAGTTGCAATTTTATCAACCCTATCATTTTGTTTATCCCCGCTATGACCTTTAACATATTCCATTATTAGGCCATTAATTCTTAATTGATCAATTTTTTGCCATAGATCAAGATTTTGAACTGGTTTTCCTGAACTTGTTTTCCATCCATTTCTCTTCCAATTAATAATCCATTTTGTATAACCCTCTATGACATATTTACTATCAGTTCTTAGTTTAAAGTTCTCTTTTAGTTGGTAGGTTTTTAATTTCTCAAGAGTTTTAATAGCCGCAGTGAGTTCCATTCTATTATTAGTAGTATTTTGCTCGGAACCACCTATTTCTAATTCGCTTTTATCGGCAAAAATTATTAAACCGCCCCAACCACCTGGGCCTGGATTACCACTGCAAGCTCCATCTGTTGCGGCTTCAATCGCAATACTATCACTATTCATAATTTTTGAAGCCGATATTAAGGTTATCGGCTTGAAAAAATGTACTCTTACTTAAGTGTAACTTTACCGCCAGCTTCTTCAATCTCTTTCTTTAAAGATTCAGCATCTGCTTTGGCAATTCCTTCTTTTACAGTTTTTGGTGCAGATTCAACAAGTGTTTTTGCATCGCCAAGACCTAGACCAGTTGCATTTCTTACAACCTTAAGGACTTTGATTTTTGCAGCTGCATCAAAGCTTTCGAGAACTACATCAAATTCAGTTTTCTCTTCAGCAGCGGCACCATCTCCATCACCGCCAGCTGCTCCTGGGGCTGCCATTACTACACCTGCAGAAGCTGCAGCAGATACTCCAAAAGCATCTTCAATTTGTTTGACGAGCTCAGATGCTTCTAAAAGTGATAGAGATTTTAATGATTCAAGAATTTCTTCAGTTTTTGCGGACATTTTCTTAAAGGTTAATTAGGGTTTGAATTTAAGATTCTGATTTTTCAGAATGTTGTTTAAGTGATCTTGCAAGCCCAGAAGGCACTTCATTGATAGAGATTGCAATTTTTGTTGCCACGCCATTTAGAGCGCCAGCAATTTTTGCCATCAATACTTCTTTAGATGGAAGACTTGCAATTTCTTTTATTTCAGAATTGCTAAGAAGTCTTCCTTCAAATAAAGCTCCTTTGGTCTCGGATTTTTTTGTGTCTTTTTGAAAAGATTGGATAGCTTTTACAGCACCACCAACATCTTCTTTAATTAAGACAAAAGCATTTGTTCCGGTCAGTAAAGATTCAAGATCGTTCCAATTACTATCTCCATCAATAGCTTTACGCATTAATGAATTTTTAGTAATTTTGCAAATGCCATTAGTTGTTTGCAATCTAGATCGCAAATCTGACATCTCTTTGATAGTTAAACCTTTATAGTCAAGAACTACAGCCATTTCCGAGTCGTTTAATAGAGATTTAAT contains:
- a CDS encoding phosphoglycerate kinase, whose amino-acid sequence is MSKLSLSSLDKTHLEGKKVLVRVDFNVPLNEDGQITDDTRIRAAIPTIEYLINHSAKVILAAHFGRPKGQVNEKMRLIPVAARLSELLRQNVALTNSCIGDEAVAESNSLSNGDVLLLENVRFFGEEEKNDLEFAKKLASHADMYVNDAFGAAHRAHASTQGVTNYLSPSVAGFLLEKELKYLQGAIDAPKRPLAAIVGGSKVSSKIGVLDSLLDKCDKIMIGGGMIFTFYKARGLDVGKSLVEEDKLELAKDLEAKAKAKGVELLLPTDVVLANEFSPDAESKISQIYSISGDWMGLDIGPDSIKVFQNALAECKTIIWNGPMGVFEFDKFAEGTNAIATTLADLSAFSEVCTIIGGGDSVAAVEKAGLAEKMSHISTGGGASLELLEGKILPGVAALDDA
- a CDS encoding quinone-dependent dihydroorotate dehydrogenase; translated protein: MNLQKGVFKNLYKNLITPVLKKDSGIDAEYLTNLSLSLLSFSSRKYNWPVVSSIFKNLNKEFSVVDKRLTQNICGINFCNPIGLAAGFDKNGNAANIWKDFGFGFAELGTVTKFPQNGNPKPRLFRLAEEEAALNRMGFNNYGAENLVKNFVEQGIEFKKNRNNICLGINFGKSKITDLSQAQDDYLTSLKLLIPYCDYAAINVSSPNTEGLRKLQDPILLKELIKEIKNLPSCPPLFVKIAPDLSFKDIEDICQLIIEENIDGIIATNTSIDRLGLGNRKIMQTGLLLSEEDGGLSGRPLQKKANQIIKHIHNIDKKIILIGVGGIDSPESAWERICSGASLIQLYTGWIYKGPQLVPDILQGIIKQLNIHKLSNIKEAIGSDLKWIE
- a CDS encoding aminotransferase class I/II-fold pyridoxal phosphate-dependent enzyme, giving the protein MQSSNLKHGGNVYAKAKKLNLLPSEIIDASASLVPFDPPQILIDSLNEEIKNLGFRYYPERNLSDLREIIGKFHRINPDNILPGNGASELITWAGYEASKFGISCIPSPSFVDYERSLNCWNSNYIHYELPKNWENVFPQSFPLHPKGDVIWITNPHNPTGQLWGKYSLEKIIKKYKLVICDEAFLSITPNGDKESLIPLIQKYDNLLVLRSLTKIFNIPGLRLGYVVGSSTTLKKWKINRDPWPLNSFAIKAGIELLNNKKFYEKWTSQIHRWINIERERVSKKLSKIENLKVHNSSTNFFLIESKTSLSPNIKYLENKGILLRECNSFKFLDDKWARISLQNRKNNTVLCNEIQNSFKK
- the rnhA gene encoding ribonuclease HI; this encodes MNSDSIAIEAATDGACSGNPGPGGWGGLIIFADKSELEIGGSEQNTTNNRMELTAAIKTLEKLKTYQLKENFKLRTDSKYVIEGYTKWIINWKRNGWKTSSGKPVQNLDLWQKIDQLRINGLIMEYVKGHSGDKQNDRVDKIATNYSKGISIENNLKKAKSSVDFFEKNAPAEIQELFSRNELIKKFAEKKYLLSSPELDTLLGEENHLKIKQYSLFEWRNWRLIPKDKKYWIIEKKNPDFL
- the ylqF gene encoding ribosome biogenesis GTPase YlqF; its protein translation is MDIPKIQWYPGHIAKAEKKLSEVINKVDLVIEVRDARIPLSTGHPHLNKWINNKKHILVINRSDMISPTTINSWNKWFNAKDQYPLWCDAKRGIGIKEICKSAKDSRSSIDDRRISRGMRIRPIRALTLGFPNVGKSALINRIAKKRVVDSARKAGVTRNLRWIKLESGIDLLDAPGVIPPNLEDQKSALNLALCDDIGEAAYEIESVAIGFIKIISTLNNNKNANISVEQISNRYGVDIIKGFKSPSAWIDEAASKHTSGDKRRMSYKLLEDYRNQMLGKIALEVPLWN
- the rplL gene encoding 50S ribosomal protein L7/L12, whose translation is MSAKTEEILESLKSLSLLEASELVKQIEDAFGVSAAASAGVVMAAPGAAGGDGDGAAAEEKTEFDVVLESFDAAAKIKVLKVVRNATGLGLGDAKTLVESAPKTVKEGIAKADAESLKKEIEEAGGKVTLK
- a CDS encoding UDP-N-acetylglucosamine--N-acetylmuramyl-(pentapeptide) pyrophosphoryl-undecaprenol N-acetylglucosamine transferase encodes the protein MSKKNNLLVAASGTGGHIFPALAVSKEAEDEWNIHWLGVHQRLDANFIPKKYNLTTLNLKTPRKNIFLFYQYIEILMSTFKIMRILKEKKINLVFTTGGYISAPTIIASKLLRIPVIIHESNLIPGMVTQYFGFLCNYVLLGFKKTNSYLRNCKTIFTGTPLRQQFYKSNPLPEWVPKGKGPLLIVMGGSQGAKAINQILYESLEFLMKKKFRIVHIIGECNKYTFNLKNSKNYVQKKFTNEIAGLIQNCDLVISRSGAGTINELIETEKPSILIPFPYSKNNHQEKNAMILAESGGSVLINQNNISKEVFEKTLERIFKIKLKNGKNNYEILDLMKKNMKNNNKMNTKNKIKKFINYFLKEF
- a CDS encoding 50S ribosomal protein L10; the encoded protein is MGRTLENKQQIVTEIKSLLNDSEMAVVLDYKGLTIKEMSDLRSRLQTTNGICKITKNSLMRKAIDGDSNWNDLESLLTGTNAFVLIKEDVGGAVKAIQSFQKDTKKSETKGALFEGRLLSNSEIKEIASLPSKEVLMAKIAGALNGVATKIAISINEVPSGLARSLKQHSEKSES